The following are encoded in a window of Phaseolus vulgaris cultivar G19833 chromosome 3, P. vulgaris v2.0, whole genome shotgun sequence genomic DNA:
- the LOC137805857 gene encoding GDSL esterase/lipase At4g16230-like: MGILLNLLPLFIVLVLFKVSTSDHLPAATFVFGDSLVDVGNNNYLISFSKANYVPNGIDFGRPTGRFTNGRTIVDIIGQELGTDLTPPYLAPTTVGPVILKGVNYASGGGGILNSTGQAFGGRLNFDAQIDYFANTRQDIISSIGVPAALNLFNRSLFSVSIGSNDFINNYLTPTLPFSERKTVSPEFFVAEMISKFRVQLTRLFNLGARKVVVANVGPVGCIPSQRDANQGAGDSCISFPNQLAQLFNSQLKDLVAELNSNLEGSAFVHADVYQILNDILQNYVALGFVNPSSACCHVAGRFGGLVPCGPSSKICWDRSKYVFWDPYHPSDAANIIVAKHLLDGASNYIWPSNIRRLFQP, encoded by the exons ATGGGTATCCTTTTGAATCTCCTTCCACTTTTCATAGTCTTGGTCTTGTTTAAGGTTTCAACTTCAGACCATCTCCCTGCTGCAACTTTCGTATTCGGAGATTCCCTTGTTGACGTGGGAAACAATAACTACCTTATTTCCTTCTCAAAGGCTAATTATGTACCCAATGGCATTGATTTTGGACGACCAACGGGAAGGTTCACTAATGGAAGAACCATCGTCGACATCATTG GTCAGGAATTGGGTACGGATTTAACCCCACCCTATTTGGCACCCACCACAGTTGGACCAGTGATTCTGAAGGGTGTTAATTATGCTTCTGGCGGAGGTGGAATTCTCAATTCCACTGGACAAGCCTTT GGTGGTCGACTCAACTTCGATGCACAGATAGATTATTTTGCAAATACCAGACAAGACATTATATCCAGCATTGGTGTTCCTGCGGCTCTTAATCTATTTAATAGGTCATTGTTTTCCGTGTCAATAGGTTCAAACGATTTCATAAATAACTACCTAACACCAACACTCCCATTTTCCGAGCGGAAAACCGTGTCTCCAGAATTCTTTGTCGCAGAAATGATATCAAAATTCAGAGTTCAGCTCACT AGATTGTTCAATCTGGGGGCCAGAAAAGTTGTTGTGGCGAATGTGGGGCCTGTAGGGTGTATACCAAGTCAGAGGGATGCAAACCAAGGTGCTGGAGATAGCTGTATTTCTTTCCCCAATCAGTTAGCACAGCTATTTAATTCTCAATTAAAGGACCTTGTTGCAGAACTCAACTCAAATCTGGAGGGTTCAGCTTTTGTTCATGCAGATGTGTATCAAATTTTAAATGATATTCTCCAGAACTATGTAGCACTGG GTTTTGTTAATCCATCTTCAGCTTGTTGTCACGTGGCTGGGCGCTTTGGAGGTCTGGTTCCATGTGGTCCCTCATCGAAAATTTGCTGGGACAGATCAAAGTATGTGTTTTGGGATCCCTATCATCCTTCTGATGCTGCAAATATCATCGTGGCTAAGCATCTGTTAGATGGTGCTTCCAACTATATTTGGCCAAGCAACATTCGCCGACTCTTTCAACCTTGA